A section of the Sebastes fasciatus isolate fSebFas1 chromosome 5, fSebFas1.pri, whole genome shotgun sequence genome encodes:
- the gipc3 gene encoding PDZ domain-containing protein GIPC3 isoform X2, whose protein sequence is MQNGEAMSPQDSKAAGAEAMEDQKAQNQSQNQGCVEPTAPPLPPPSPPPPGPHEYPRPRLIFHTQLAHGSPTGRIHGFTNVKELYAKIAEVFNISPSEILFCTLNSHKVDMQKLLGGQIGLEDFIFAHVRGETKEVEVTKTEDALGLTITDNGAGYAFIKRIKEGSTIDQLKTVCVGDHIEAINDQSIVGCRHYEVAKMLKEQPRGVPFTLRLVGPKKAFDMIGMRTRAPKSTEGKMVNGKETLRLRSKGAATVQEVNEFEERATKKVDDLLESYMGIRDLELATTIVEAGKDKKSPDDFAEALDSVLGDFAFPDVFLFDVWGAIGDVKNGIM, encoded by the exons ATGCAGAACGGGGAGGCTATGAGCCCACAGGACTCCAAGGCAGCAGGGGCCGAGGCCATGGAGGACCAAAAGGCCCAGAACCAGAGCCAGAATCAGGGGTGTGTGGAGCCCACAGCGCCTCCGCTTCCCCCTCCTTCACCGCCACCGCCAGGGCCACATGAATACCCGAGACCTAGGCTCATCTTCCACACCCAGCTGGCTCATGGGAGTCCCACAGGCCGCATTCACGGATTCACCAACGTGAAGGAGCTGTACGCCAAGATCGCTGAAGTATTCAACATCTCCCCCTCGGAG ATCCTGTTCTGCACCCTCAACtctcataaagtggacatgcaGAAGCTACTGGGAGGGCAGATCGGACTGGAAGACTTCATCTTCGCTCACGTCAGAGGGGAGACCAAGGAGGTGGAGGTGACAAAGACGGAAGACGCATTGGGCCTCACTATCACAGACAACGGAGCTGGATATGCTTTCATCAAG AGGATAAAGGAAGGCAGCACCATAGACCAGCTGAAGACAGTATGCGTTGGTGACCACATCGAGGCCATCAACGACCAAAGCATTGTAGGCTGTCGACACTACGAGGTGGCCAAGATGCTTAAAGAGCAACCAAGAGGCGTACCCTTCACTCTCCGCCTGGTGGGGCCCAAGAAGGCCTTTG ACATGATTGGTATGAGGACCAGAGCGCCAAAATCTACTGAGGGCAAGATGGTCAATGGGAAGGAGACGCTGCGTCTTCGCTCCAAGGGTGCTGCTACAGTTCAAGAAGTG AATGAGTTTGAAGAACGGGCCACCAAGAAAGTGGACGACCTGTTGGAGAGCTACATGGGCATCAGAGATCTGGAACTGG CGACCACCATCGTGGAAGCGGGCAAAGACAAGAAGAGCCCTGATGACTTTGCAGAGGCCCTCGACTCAGTTCTGGGAGATTTTGCTTTccctgatgtgtttttgtttgatgtaTGGGGTGCTATTGGCGACGTCAAAAATGGTATAATGTAG
- the gipc3 gene encoding PDZ domain-containing protein GIPC3 isoform X1, with amino-acid sequence MQNGEAMSPQDSKAAGAEAMEDQKAQNQSQNQGCVEPTAPPLPPPSPPPPGPHEYPRPRLIFHTQLAHGSPTGRIHGFTNVKELYAKIAEVFNISPSEILFCTLNSHKVDMQKLLGGQIGLEDFIFAHVRGETKEVEVTKTEDALGLTITDNGAGYAFIKRIKEGSTIDQLKTVCVGDHIEAINDQSIVGCRHYEVAKMLKEQPRGVPFTLRLVGPKKAFDMIGMRTRAPKSTEGKMVNGKETLRLRSKGAATVQEVQNEFEERATKKVDDLLESYMGIRDLELATTIVEAGKDKKSPDDFAEALDSVLGDFAFPDVFLFDVWGAIGDVKNGIM; translated from the exons ATGCAGAACGGGGAGGCTATGAGCCCACAGGACTCCAAGGCAGCAGGGGCCGAGGCCATGGAGGACCAAAAGGCCCAGAACCAGAGCCAGAATCAGGGGTGTGTGGAGCCCACAGCGCCTCCGCTTCCCCCTCCTTCACCGCCACCGCCAGGGCCACATGAATACCCGAGACCTAGGCTCATCTTCCACACCCAGCTGGCTCATGGGAGTCCCACAGGCCGCATTCACGGATTCACCAACGTGAAGGAGCTGTACGCCAAGATCGCTGAAGTATTCAACATCTCCCCCTCGGAG ATCCTGTTCTGCACCCTCAACtctcataaagtggacatgcaGAAGCTACTGGGAGGGCAGATCGGACTGGAAGACTTCATCTTCGCTCACGTCAGAGGGGAGACCAAGGAGGTGGAGGTGACAAAGACGGAAGACGCATTGGGCCTCACTATCACAGACAACGGAGCTGGATATGCTTTCATCAAG AGGATAAAGGAAGGCAGCACCATAGACCAGCTGAAGACAGTATGCGTTGGTGACCACATCGAGGCCATCAACGACCAAAGCATTGTAGGCTGTCGACACTACGAGGTGGCCAAGATGCTTAAAGAGCAACCAAGAGGCGTACCCTTCACTCTCCGCCTGGTGGGGCCCAAGAAGGCCTTTG ACATGATTGGTATGAGGACCAGAGCGCCAAAATCTACTGAGGGCAAGATGGTCAATGGGAAGGAGACGCTGCGTCTTCGCTCCAAGGGTGCTGCTACAGTTCAAGAAGTG CAGAATGAGTTTGAAGAACGGGCCACCAAGAAAGTGGACGACCTGTTGGAGAGCTACATGGGCATCAGAGATCTGGAACTGG CGACCACCATCGTGGAAGCGGGCAAAGACAAGAAGAGCCCTGATGACTTTGCAGAGGCCCTCGACTCAGTTCTGGGAGATTTTGCTTTccctgatgtgtttttgtttgatgtaTGGGGTGCTATTGGCGACGTCAAAAATGGTATAATGTAG
- the tbxa2r gene encoding thromboxane A2 receptor isoform X5, producing MNTSALPPTNNTTPLCYSINSPPFEYQPTIASAYFSCIFGTLGISSNLVALVVLLKSFRRIHSRSRSFLIFLGGLVVTDTMGLLVTGSIVISFHVTHFNWRQLDPNCHFCNFMGMSMVFYGLCPLLLGAAMALERFIGINCPFARTTNPPKSRTVSMVLMVWLIAGCIALLPLTGIGSYHMQLPGSWCFFNISSKGNDLGFSMLFSLVGLMCIAVSFFLNTVSVVTLIKVCCGQGSTQRRRDHEVEMMVQLILIMVIASICWCPLLVFIAQTVLSGGPFRIRDLLLWIRFATWNQILDPWVYILFRRAVLKRIYPRFDWSRGSIMNSSFSNTVRRFTRSSLGSSVGPDETGERRKSNVTPPSTLKPPPPSQ from the exons ATGAATACCTCAGCGCTGCCACCCACAAACAACACCACCCCGCTCTGCTACTCCATCAACAGCCCTCCATTTGAGTACCAACCCACCATCGCCTCGGCCTACTTCTCATGCATCTTTGGCACTCTGGGCATCAGCTCCAATCTCGTTGCCCTCGTAGTTCTCCTCAAGTCCTTCCGACGGATACATAGCCGCTCACGCTCCTTCCTGATCTTCCTGGGTGGCCTGGTGGTCACTGACACCATGGGTCTTCTGGTCACCGGCTCCATTGTGATCTCATTCCATGTTACACACTTTAATTGGCGCCAGTTAGATCCAAACTGCCACTTCTGCAACTTCATGGGCATGTCCATGGTGTTCTACGGACTGTGCCCACTGCTGCTTGGTGCCGCCATGGCCTTGGAGCGCTTCATTGGCATCAACTGTCCATTTGCGCGCACCACCAACCCACCCAAGAGCCGGACAGTCTCCATGGTGCTGATGGTGTGGTTGATCGCCGGCTGCATAGCTTTGCTGCCCCTAACGGGCATTGGGAGCTACCACATGCAGTTGCCTGGCTCCTGGTGTTTCTTCAACATCAGCTCTAAAGGAAATGACCTGGGCTTTTCCATGCTCTTCTCTCTGGTCGGGCTGATGTGCATCGCTGTGTCATTTTTTCTGAACACGGTGAGCGTTGTGACCCTGATCAAGGTGTGCTGCGGACAGGGCAGCACCCAGCGTCGCCGAGACCACGAAGTAGAGATGATGGTTCAGCTCATCCTCATCATGGTCATCGCTTCTATCTGCTGGTGCCCCCTTCTG GTCTTTATTGCACAAACTGTGCTGTCCGGAGGTCCCTTCCGGATCAGAGACCTCCTCCTATGGATACGCTTCGCCACCTGGAACCAGATCCTCGATCCATGGGTATACATCCTGTTTCGACGGGCAGTTCTTAAGCGAATCTACCCCCGCTTCGACTGGTCTCGCGGCTCCATCATGAACTCGTCGTTCAGCAACACTGTCCGGAGGTTCACGCGTTCTTCACTTGGGAGCAGCGTGGGTCCAGATGAAACGGGAGAGAGGCGGAAATCAAATGTAACCCCTCCATCTACACTGAAGCCACCACCTCCTTCTCAGTGA
- the tbxa2r gene encoding thromboxane A2 receptor isoform X6, whose translation MNTSALPPTNNTTPLCYSINSPPFEYQPTIASAYFSCIFGTLGISSNLVALVVLLKSFRRIHSRSRSFLIFLGGLVVTDTMGLLVTGSIVISFHVTHFNWRQLDPNCHFCNFMGMSMVFYGLCPLLLGAAMALERFIGINCPFARTTNPPKSRTVSMVLMVWLIAGCIALLPLTGIGSYHMQLPGSWCFFNISSKGNDLGFSMLFSLVGLMCIAVSFFLNTVSVVTLIKVCCGQGSTQRRRDHEVEMMVQLILIMVIASICWCPLLIYILRSVVTDDPVRDEIVLFYIRMATCNQIFDPWIYIMCQVSQLRSLLHKLCCPEVPSGSETSSYGYASPPGTRSSIHGYTSCFDGQFLSESTPASTGLAAPS comes from the exons ATGAATACCTCAGCGCTGCCACCCACAAACAACACCACCCCGCTCTGCTACTCCATCAACAGCCCTCCATTTGAGTACCAACCCACCATCGCCTCGGCCTACTTCTCATGCATCTTTGGCACTCTGGGCATCAGCTCCAATCTCGTTGCCCTCGTAGTTCTCCTCAAGTCCTTCCGACGGATACATAGCCGCTCACGCTCCTTCCTGATCTTCCTGGGTGGCCTGGTGGTCACTGACACCATGGGTCTTCTGGTCACCGGCTCCATTGTGATCTCATTCCATGTTACACACTTTAATTGGCGCCAGTTAGATCCAAACTGCCACTTCTGCAACTTCATGGGCATGTCCATGGTGTTCTACGGACTGTGCCCACTGCTGCTTGGTGCCGCCATGGCCTTGGAGCGCTTCATTGGCATCAACTGTCCATTTGCGCGCACCACCAACCCACCCAAGAGCCGGACAGTCTCCATGGTGCTGATGGTGTGGTTGATCGCCGGCTGCATAGCTTTGCTGCCCCTAACGGGCATTGGGAGCTACCACATGCAGTTGCCTGGCTCCTGGTGTTTCTTCAACATCAGCTCTAAAGGAAATGACCTGGGCTTTTCCATGCTCTTCTCTCTGGTCGGGCTGATGTGCATCGCTGTGTCATTTTTTCTGAACACGGTGAGCGTTGTGACCCTGATCAAGGTGTGCTGCGGACAGGGCAGCACCCAGCGTCGCCGAGACCACGAAGTAGAGATGATGGTTCAGCTCATCCTCATCATGGTCATCGCTTCTATCTGCTGGTGCCCCCTTCTG ATATATATTCTGAGGAGCGTGGTGACTGACGATCCTGTAAGAGATGAAATTGTTTTGTTCTACATACGAATGGCCACCTGCAATCAGATATTTGACCCCTGGATATACATCATGTGTCAAGTGTCACAACTAAG GTCTTTATTGCACAAACTGTGCTGTCCGGAGGTCCCTTCCGGATCAGAGACCTCCTCCTATGGATACGCTTCGCCACCTGGAACCAGATCCTCGATCCATGGGTATACATCCTGTTTCGACGGGCAGTTCTTAAGCGAATCTACCCCCGCTTCGACTGGTCTCGCGGCTCCATCATGA